In one Solanum dulcamara chromosome 1, daSolDulc1.2, whole genome shotgun sequence genomic region, the following are encoded:
- the LOC129888683 gene encoding protein TOO MANY MOUTHS, translated as MSLIKTLRNTGKFFTSFIFQLHSFVSNMTPFLSIQIALLLALPFFPLGWSFTVIMSDSGAPSALVDAPQTGFSMNNNRARTDPREQEAVYDIMRATGNDWATDIPDVCRGRWHGIECMPDNDNVYHVVSLSFGALSDDTAFPTCDSTHSFISPSITKLPHLRTLFFYRCFSNNPQPIPAFLGQLGPTLQTLVLRENGFTEPIPNELGNLTSLRVLDLHRNNLNGSIPISMNRITGLRSLDLSDNKLTGSIPSLTLPQLNVLDLNQNHLVGSIPSTLMGSHSLIKLDLSRNCLSGSVPDSINNLNDLILMDLSHNSLTGPFPISLKKLNFLQTLVLNGNPMDSATLPDNVFDGFKDLMILGLSNMNLQGPIPNSLGRLPKIRVLHLDGNKLNGSIPSSFGNFNSVSELRLNNNMLSGPIPFKRDMVWRMRRKMKLSNNEGLCYNKENGLGDDLETLLDSGIGHCGDSKTEPTKTVQHISTLNRASVVRSNSNKFSSLGSLLWSALVLVAVCLL; from the coding sequence ATGTCACTTATAAAGACCCTTAGAAATACAGGCAAGTTTTTCACTTCATTCATTTTCCaattacactcttttgtttccAACATGACCCCTTTTCTCTCAATTCAAATAGCTCTACTACTAGCTCTTCCCTTCTTTCCTCTAGGCTGGTCATTCACCGTTATAATGTCGGATTCCGGTGCACCTTCAGCTCTAGTTGATGCTCCACAAACTGGCTTCTCTATGAATAATAATCGTGCACGAACCGATCCCCGTGAACAAGAAGCAGTTTACGACATTATGAGGGCCACGGGCAACGATTGGGCCACCGATATCCCCGATGTTTGTCGCGGTCGATGGCATGGCATCGAGTGCATGCCGGACAATGACAATGTGTACCATGTTGTGTCACTTTCCTTCGGAGCATTGTCCGATGACACAGCATTTCCTACGTGTGACTCGactcattctttcatttcaccTTCAATTACGAAACTTCCACACCTTCGGACTTTATTCTTCTATCGTTGCTTCAGTAACAATCCTCAGCCCATTCCAGCATTTCTAGGCCAATTAGGGCCCACTTTACAGACACTGGTTTTAAGGGAAAATGGGTTCACAGAGCCCATTCCTAATGAATTGGGTAACCTAACCAGTTTGAGGGTCCTTGATCTTCACAGAAACAATCTTAACGGTTCAATACCGATTTCTATGAATCGGATCACCGGTTTGAGGTCGTTAGATTTGAGTGACAACAAACTAACCGGTTCAATTCCGAGTTTAACCTTACCTCAGTTAAATGTGCTGGACCTCAACCAAAATCACCTTGTGGGTTCAATTCCATCCACACTCATGGGTAGTCATTCGCTTATAAAGCTAGACCTGAGCCGCAATTGCCTCTCCGGTTCAGTACCCGATTCGATCAATAACTTAAACGACCTCATCCTTATGGATTTAAGCCACAATAGTCTAACAGGTCCATTCCCAATTTCACTCAAGAAATTGAATTTTCTACAAACCTTAGTGCTCAATGGTAATCCAATGGACTCAGCTACTTTACCAGATAACGTATTCGATGGTTTCAAGGACTTGATGATTTTAGGGTTATCCAATATGAACCTTCAAGGTCCAATACCAAATTCACTAGGCCGGTTGCCTAAAATTCGAGTCCTTCATCTTGATGGGAACAAATTAAATGGCTCGATCCCATCGAGTTTTGGTAATTTTAATAGCGTAAGTGAGCTCAGGCTAAATAATAACATGTTGAGTGGTCCTATCCCATTTAAGAgagacatggtttggagaatgaGAAGGAAAATGAAGCTTTCAAATAATGAAGGGCTTtgttataataaagaaaatggtCTTGGAGATGATCTAGAAACATTGTTGGATTCAGGGATTGGACATTGTGGGGACTCCAAAACAGAGCCAACAAAAACAGTGCAACACATTTCAACACTCAACAGGGCAAGTGTTGTAAGATCAAATAGCAACAAATTTTCATCTCTTGGAAGCTTGCTTTGGTCAGCTTTAGTTTTGGTTGCAGTTTGTTTGTTGTGA